One segment of Allorhodopirellula heiligendammensis DNA contains the following:
- a CDS encoding DUF1552 domain-containing protein, with protein MRKTSRRTILRGMGGVALSLPWMESFAAAPEAVRPLRMAHYYVPIGVVRRGFFPGEAQSVIPKGNLGNLMKSLSKQDPRFFAKPLEELTPTMQPLEASKSKINLITGMDRVFQQGTDVHAQCGSCYLSSAVPYTIEGTAWPLDRTLDHLVADHVSATTAFPTLEFSCNSHRDNKESIYFDNISWYGTGHVAPSIRDPRKMYRRLFSTKEIAQYRDITDLVLEDAASLRRDLGYADRQKFAEYFESIRTIETQMDRLEAMKAELATVHFDEPKADYLPRGEYIRLMGDLMVVALQTGLTNVATFMIGPERWDTPYRFEGLFDKPRSHHQMSHNQTEMIDDLLKVDHFHMQQFAYLVERMDAIEDADGTSLLDNTLFTYGSGLGDGSTHQYNDLPIIVAGGGEHVQSGQHINMPEGTPLANLWLTQARLMGVPLQQFADSTGMIEPLLRG; from the coding sequence ATGAGAAAAACGTCGCGTAGAACGATCCTCCGCGGAATGGGCGGAGTTGCACTATCGCTTCCTTGGATGGAGAGTTTCGCCGCCGCACCCGAAGCGGTGAGACCTCTGCGAATGGCACACTACTATGTGCCGATCGGTGTTGTCCGACGCGGGTTCTTTCCGGGCGAGGCGCAAAGTGTGATCCCCAAGGGAAACCTGGGGAACTTGATGAAGTCGTTGAGCAAGCAGGATCCCCGTTTCTTTGCCAAGCCGCTCGAGGAATTGACGCCGACCATGCAGCCCCTGGAGGCATCGAAAAGTAAGATTAACTTGATCACAGGCATGGATCGCGTTTTTCAGCAAGGCACCGATGTGCATGCCCAGTGTGGATCTTGTTACCTCAGTAGCGCGGTTCCCTACACCATCGAAGGAACCGCTTGGCCTCTCGACCGCACGCTCGATCATCTGGTCGCCGATCATGTGTCTGCAACAACGGCTTTTCCAACACTGGAGTTCAGTTGCAATAGTCACCGTGACAACAAAGAGTCCATTTATTTCGACAATATCTCATGGTATGGAACCGGGCACGTAGCGCCCTCCATTCGCGATCCCCGCAAGATGTATCGCCGGCTTTTTTCCACGAAGGAAATTGCTCAATACCGCGACATCACCGACCTCGTTCTTGAGGACGCAGCCTCGCTACGCAGAGACCTTGGCTACGCTGATCGGCAAAAATTTGCTGAATACTTCGAGTCCATCCGCACGATTGAAACGCAGATGGACCGTCTCGAGGCGATGAAAGCTGAGCTGGCGACAGTTCATTTCGACGAGCCGAAGGCGGATTACCTCCCCCGCGGAGAGTACATTCGCTTGATGGGAGACCTGATGGTCGTGGCCCTTCAGACGGGGCTGACCAACGTGGCGACGTTCATGATTGGCCCTGAGCGATGGGACACACCGTATCGATTCGAAGGGCTATTTGACAAGCCACGAAGTCATCACCAGATGTCACACAATCAGACCGAAATGATCGACGATCTGCTGAAGGTTGATCATTTTCATATGCAGCAGTTTGCGTATTTGGTCGAGAGGATGGATGCAATTGAAGACGCCGATGGCACGTCTCTACTGGACAATACGTTGTTCACCTATGGGTCCGGATTGGGGGATGGTTCAACCCACCAATACAACGACCTCCCCATCATTGTCGCTGGGGGCGGCGAACACGTTCA
- a CDS encoding sulfatase-like hydrolase/transferase yields MTFPRLLLFLVVMLGSKHLHADVYDVYLLAGQSNMDGRGDADELSETQRRCPADAMIFYRNPPHASDGWSPLATGFSVPPKFKGALPSTKFGPEIGFAATVARSTTANKLGLIKGAKGGTSLRVDWNPGRAGEPDSQGPCYRDFIETIELATSELTYKGHSYVIRGLLWHQGESDSRSSEQRYRMRLTELINRIRQDVGSPDLPVVIGEVFDNGRRDTVRAAQRGVGSSMANVEVAPARGLTTWDEGTHLDAQSQWQLGQRFATALSKRSNSKRLKPANGPHEKPNVLFISVDDLNDWEGSLGGNHQAQTPHMDKLFHESVLFTNAHCSQAVCTASRNSLLSGIHPSRSGWYASTAAMRKSYDEVMGDHKMLPQYFRDHGYETLACGKVFHQGVSDYKDRTKDFWDETAPTYKIPKELLARGDGYGGKMFYPFPKRGSQIVDRYGEEYADGHSLCYGALDRDDIPGGMMFDELTADWASEQLRRDHTKPFFLAVGFVRPHVPYTAPREFFDLYNLDDIQLPDVPDDEMADIPMMGKSIAYGTLPAGDHYAVVNLSDSYWREMIFGYLACVSFADAQVGKVLDALANSQHAENTIVVLWSDHGQHLGEKKHWRKQSLWEESTRVPLCIRLPGQATGSSCSEAVSLLDVYPTLIDLCGLPATAELDGASLLPQIQDPKTPRDTPVLSTWYYRNHSVRSNDWRYIRYRDGTEELYDHRSDPGEHTNLAGLSEFADVVAEHRRWLPKIDALPAGDDRWEGDKLDRRVREWTENESVPAWLK; encoded by the coding sequence ATGACTTTCCCGAGACTGTTGCTTTTTCTAGTGGTGATGCTTGGCAGCAAACATCTGCATGCAGATGTCTATGACGTGTACCTGCTCGCTGGACAATCCAATATGGATGGCCGGGGTGACGCCGACGAACTCTCCGAAACACAGCGACGTTGCCCTGCCGACGCGATGATTTTCTACCGAAATCCTCCGCACGCCAGCGACGGTTGGAGTCCGCTAGCGACGGGATTCAGCGTGCCGCCGAAATTCAAGGGCGCGTTGCCGTCGACCAAATTTGGCCCCGAGATTGGGTTTGCCGCAACGGTTGCTCGATCGACTACTGCGAATAAACTCGGCTTGATCAAGGGGGCCAAAGGGGGCACCAGTCTGCGTGTGGACTGGAATCCTGGGCGTGCGGGAGAACCGGATTCTCAAGGTCCCTGCTATCGCGATTTTATCGAAACGATTGAGCTGGCAACGTCAGAGCTGACCTACAAGGGGCATTCGTATGTGATTCGCGGATTACTATGGCATCAAGGCGAATCGGACAGTCGGTCGAGCGAGCAACGATACCGAATGCGGTTGACCGAATTGATCAACCGTATTCGACAAGACGTCGGGAGCCCTGACTTGCCCGTGGTTATCGGTGAAGTGTTTGACAATGGACGACGTGACACTGTCCGTGCTGCTCAGCGAGGCGTCGGCTCGTCGATGGCCAACGTAGAGGTTGCACCTGCACGCGGGTTGACGACCTGGGATGAGGGCACGCACCTCGATGCTCAGAGCCAGTGGCAGCTCGGCCAACGTTTCGCCACTGCGTTATCGAAACGCTCCAATTCGAAACGCCTGAAACCTGCAAACGGTCCGCACGAGAAACCCAACGTACTTTTCATTTCGGTCGACGATTTGAACGATTGGGAAGGCAGCCTAGGAGGCAACCATCAGGCTCAGACACCGCATATGGACAAGCTGTTCCATGAGAGTGTCCTGTTTACGAATGCTCATTGCTCGCAGGCTGTGTGCACGGCGTCGCGAAACTCACTGTTGAGTGGCATCCATCCCAGTCGCTCGGGCTGGTATGCATCGACGGCGGCCATGCGGAAATCGTATGACGAGGTGATGGGTGATCACAAGATGCTGCCGCAGTATTTCCGCGATCACGGATACGAAACATTGGCCTGCGGCAAAGTTTTCCACCAGGGTGTTTCTGATTATAAGGATCGTACAAAGGATTTTTGGGATGAAACAGCTCCCACGTACAAGATTCCCAAAGAATTGCTCGCCCGTGGTGATGGTTACGGAGGGAAAATGTTTTACCCGTTTCCAAAACGCGGCAGCCAAATCGTTGATCGATATGGTGAGGAGTACGCCGATGGACACTCGCTGTGTTACGGGGCATTGGATCGCGATGATATTCCCGGCGGCATGATGTTCGACGAGTTGACTGCCGACTGGGCGTCCGAACAACTTCGTCGTGACCACACGAAACCGTTCTTTCTGGCCGTGGGCTTTGTCAGGCCGCATGTTCCCTACACGGCACCACGAGAGTTTTTTGATCTCTACAATCTAGACGACATCCAGTTGCCTGACGTGCCCGATGACGAAATGGCAGATATTCCCATGATGGGAAAATCAATTGCATACGGTACGCTTCCCGCCGGTGACCATTATGCCGTCGTGAATCTGAGCGATAGTTACTGGCGTGAGATGATCTTTGGCTATCTGGCATGCGTTTCATTTGCCGATGCTCAGGTTGGCAAAGTTCTCGATGCGCTCGCCAACAGCCAACACGCCGAGAACACGATTGTTGTCTTGTGGTCTGACCATGGCCAGCACTTGGGCGAGAAGAAGCACTGGCGGAAACAGTCGCTGTGGGAGGAATCAACCCGTGTTCCTCTGTGCATTCGGTTACCGGGCCAGGCAACCGGTAGCAGTTGCTCCGAAGCGGTCAGTCTGTTGGATGTCTACCCGACGCTGATCGATCTATGTGGCCTCCCCGCCACCGCCGAGCTCGATGGTGCGAGTCTCCTTCCACAGATCCAGGATCCCAAGACGCCGCGTGACACTCCCGTACTTTCAACTTGGTACTATCGGAACCACTCGGTTCGTAGCAATGATTGGAGATACATACGATATCGTGATGGGACCGAAGAACTTTATGATCACCGGAGCGATCCTGGAGAGCATACAAATTTGGCGGGTCTGTCGGAGTTCGCCGATGTCGTGGCTGAGCATCGACGATGGTTGCCCAAGATCGATGCCCTCCCCGCGGGAGACGATCGCTGGGAGGGTGATAAGCTGGATCGACGCGTGCGGGAGTGGACGGAAAATGAGAGTGTGCCAGCTTGGCTGAAATAA
- a CDS encoding DUF1592 domain-containing protein, whose amino-acid sequence MRFSDENRKNLARCEPTRRLAAILWIALVVITDCIPAHAASPFTEVISPALKRHCAKCHGSADEREADMDLASLDEESLIAQPELIRTVIDALDLNEMPPLDEPPLEPGLREHLIEQLTSILRTSIAQQRPYSQTPIRRMNRFQYNNAVTDLFQLKCAVFTLPERMMREHNGYFNPSSGRMADVVAVGSRPLGKSQMIESRLGGVTAFPQDLRAEHGFDNQADHLSLSPLLMESFLQLGQSITQSPDFDPRNVGIWSKFFAAPRNEHDLQGEVAGRLRPFLTEAFRRPVTAETLARYSAFTNAQIQSGVPFTDAMKAVAAAVIASPRFLYLYETSHEDEDGKEVDDFELASRLSFFLWGSLPDQLLLNLASKGELGDPVVLEEQADRMLKDPKLKRFCDSFPTQWLQLERIVSSVPSPDKYPEFYYLKFRDSMHMMIEPLLIFETVLIENQPITQLVDSDFTYRSGLLEDAYQPPATGRKGTGRKGTGGEVAVLRFQRLPVTDRRHGGVITNAAVMTMTSGPERTQPITRGAWISAVIFNNPPDPPPADVPALDDTPSAAEENLTLRERLEMHRKRSDCKGCHEQIDPLGFALENYNPIGVWRDHYENGREIDMEGKLFQKHEFSTVIEFKDAILAEQDRFTRGLGGHLLSFALARQLDAADHLALDKITANCAADNYKMQTLVKQVILSEPFRRKHNPVSPPAQFSGTER is encoded by the coding sequence ATGCGGTTCTCTGACGAAAACAGAAAAAACCTCGCGCGTTGTGAACCGACACGACGGCTCGCTGCAATCTTGTGGATTGCATTGGTCGTGATCACGGATTGTATCCCTGCCCATGCTGCCAGCCCCTTTACTGAAGTCATTTCGCCGGCTCTGAAACGACACTGTGCTAAGTGTCATGGTTCCGCAGATGAACGCGAAGCGGACATGGATCTTGCGTCGCTCGACGAAGAATCCTTGATCGCACAGCCAGAGCTGATCCGGACAGTGATCGATGCGCTGGATCTCAACGAAATGCCACCTCTCGACGAACCGCCTCTTGAGCCGGGACTCCGTGAACATTTGATTGAGCAGCTGACGTCGATTCTACGTACGTCGATCGCTCAGCAGCGTCCATACTCCCAAACGCCCATTCGGCGAATGAACCGGTTTCAATACAATAACGCAGTGACGGATTTGTTTCAGCTGAAGTGCGCCGTCTTCACTCTTCCTGAGCGGATGATGCGGGAGCACAACGGGTACTTCAATCCGAGCTCCGGACGCATGGCCGACGTCGTCGCCGTCGGCAGTCGGCCACTGGGAAAGTCTCAGATGATCGAATCGCGACTTGGAGGCGTCACCGCATTTCCGCAAGATCTGCGAGCGGAGCACGGATTCGATAATCAAGCAGATCATCTTTCGTTGTCACCGCTGCTAATGGAATCCTTCTTACAGCTGGGCCAGTCCATCACTCAGAGTCCTGATTTCGATCCACGCAACGTAGGCATTTGGAGTAAGTTTTTCGCTGCCCCGCGTAACGAACATGATCTCCAGGGCGAGGTGGCGGGACGCCTGCGTCCGTTTCTCACGGAGGCCTTTCGGCGTCCTGTGACTGCGGAAACGCTCGCGCGATATTCCGCATTTACCAATGCACAGATCCAATCGGGTGTCCCGTTCACCGATGCAATGAAGGCGGTCGCTGCAGCGGTCATCGCGTCTCCCAGGTTTCTGTATCTGTATGAAACGTCCCACGAAGATGAGGACGGGAAAGAAGTGGACGATTTTGAGCTCGCTTCGCGTCTCTCCTTTTTTCTGTGGGGGAGTCTGCCAGATCAATTGCTATTGAATCTGGCATCCAAGGGCGAACTAGGAGATCCCGTCGTTTTGGAAGAGCAAGCCGACCGGATGCTAAAGGATCCAAAACTGAAACGTTTCTGCGATAGTTTTCCAACCCAGTGGCTGCAGTTGGAACGGATCGTTTCGTCGGTTCCCAGTCCTGATAAATATCCGGAGTTTTACTACCTGAAGTTCCGCGACAGTATGCACATGATGATCGAGCCCTTGTTGATTTTCGAAACGGTTCTCATCGAAAATCAACCGATCACTCAGCTGGTGGATTCCGATTTCACATATCGGTCTGGTCTGTTGGAGGACGCGTACCAGCCGCCAGCCACCGGGCGGAAGGGCACCGGGCGGAAGGGGACAGGCGGAGAGGTCGCCGTCCTGCGGTTTCAGCGGTTGCCTGTGACCGACCGACGCCATGGGGGCGTGATCACCAACGCGGCCGTGATGACGATGACGTCCGGTCCCGAGCGAACGCAGCCGATCACACGTGGAGCGTGGATTTCGGCGGTCATCTTTAATAATCCACCGGATCCCCCACCGGCTGATGTCCCAGCTTTGGACGATACCCCATCCGCCGCGGAGGAGAACCTCACCCTGCGTGAACGGCTGGAGATGCATCGGAAACGTTCGGATTGCAAAGGCTGTCACGAACAGATCGATCCACTCGGATTTGCGTTGGAGAATTACAATCCCATCGGCGTTTGGCGTGATCACTATGAGAACGGCCGTGAAATCGACATGGAGGGGAAACTGTTCCAGAAACATGAGTTTTCGACCGTCATCGAGTTCAAGGATGCCATTCTTGCTGAGCAAGACAGATTCACACGTGGTTTAGGCGGTCACCTCCTTTCCTTTGCTCTTGCTCGCCAACTCGATGCAGCTGACCATCTCGCTCTCGACAAAATCACGGCCAACTGCGCAGCGGACAACTATAAAATGCAGACGCTCGTGAAACAGGTCATCCTGAGTGAGCCCTTCCGACGTAAACACAATCCCGTCAGCCCTCCCGCACAATTCAGTGGAACCGAACGATGA